The following are encoded together in the Zingiber officinale cultivar Zhangliang chromosome 8A, Zo_v1.1, whole genome shotgun sequence genome:
- the LOC122008753 gene encoding autophagy-related protein 18c-like isoform X1, with product MMSSTVTSPGIHPPMRIASLEAPQSWPPTIPFSQPEPESDDGNENELLSVSWNQDYGCFAVGTSNGFRIFNCDSFKETFRRDLRSGGFGIVEMLFRSNILALVGGETNIQYPPNKVIIWDDHQSRCIAEFSFKFNVRGVKLRQDRIVIVLENRIYVHDFKDLKLLHQMETISNPKGLCCLSHHSNTFVMACPGLRRGEIRIEHFGLNVTKQINAHDSRISCMSLTLDGLLLATASSKGTLIRIFNTMDGTRLQEVRRGLDKADIYSIALSPNVQWLVVSSDKGTVHVFSLRVRVGGEEASTQIVPFQSPAIVQQNSSTPFDPLSSPTAAANANSSLYFMRGVLPKYFSSEWSFAQFHLPEGTRYTAAFGLHNSILIVGMDGSFYKCTLDPVNGGQMSQKEYVRFLKSDSQRCATR from the exons ATGATGAGCTCAACAGTAACATCCCCTGGCATTCATCCTCCAATGAGGATTGCCTCATTAGAGGCACCACAATCCTGGCCACCAACAATTCCATTTAGTCAACCTGAACCAGAAAGTGATGATGGTAATGAAAATGAGCTGCTTTCAGTGTCATGGAATCAAGATTATGGGTGTTTTGCAGTTGGAACAAGCAATGGATTCCGGATATTCAATTGCGACAGTTTCAAGGAAACTTTCAGGAGGGATTTGAGAAGTGGGGGCTTTGGAATTGTTGAAATGTTATTTCGTTCAAATATTCTGGCTCTGGTTGGTGGTGAGACAAATATTCAGTACCCGCCTAACAAAGTAATAATCTGGGATGATCATCAGAGTCGTTGTATTGCTGAATTTTCATTTAAATTTAATGTAAGAGGTGTGAAATTGAGACAAGATCGGATTGTCATAGTTCTTGAGAACAGGATCTATGTACACGATTTCAAAGACTTGAAGCTTCTTCATCAAATGGAGACTATATCTAATCCAAAGGGACTTTGCTGCCTCTCACATCATTCTAACACTTTTGTGATGGCATGCCCTGGTCTACGCCGTGGAGAAATTCGGATTGAACATTTTGGTCTGAATGTGACAAAACAAATTAATGCTCATGATTCTCGCATATCTTGCATGTCTTTGACCTTGGACGGGCTTCTTCTTGCAACTGCAAGCTCAAAGGGTACACTTATCAGAATATTCAATACAATGGATGGTACTCGACTACAAGAG GTACGCAGAGGACTAGATAAGGCTGACATATATAGCATTGCCCTCTCTCCAAATGTGCAGTGGCTGGTAGTCTCCAGTGATAAGGGAACTGTACATGTGTTCAGCCTTCGAGTTAGAGTGGGTGGAGAAGAAGCCTCCACTCAGATTGTACCTTTTCAAAGTCCAGCAATTGTACAACAGAACTCTTCCACTCCGTTCGATCCTCTATCATCTCCAACCGCTGCAGCCAACGCTAACTCATCACTGTACTTTATGAGAG GTGTGCTCCCAAAGTATTTCAGTTCTGAATGGTCATTTGCTCAGTTTCACTTGCCAGAAGGCACTCGGTATACTGCTGCATTCGGACTTCATAATAGTATTCTGATTGTTGGCATGGATGGAAG TTTCTATAAGTGTACCTTGGATCCAGTGAATGGTGGCCAGATGTCCCAAAAGGAGTATGTCAGGTTTCTGAAATCTGATTCCCAAAGGTGTGCCACCAGATGA
- the LOC122008753 gene encoding autophagy-related protein 18d-like isoform X3, producing MLFRSNILALVGGETNIQYPPNKVIIWDDHQSRCIAEFSFKFNVRGVKLRQDRIVIVLENRIYVHDFKDLKLLHQMETISNPKGLCCLSHHSNTFVMACPGLRRGEIRIEHFGLNVTKQINAHDSRISCMSLTLDGLLLATASSKGTLIRIFNTMDGTRLQEVRRGLDKADIYSIALSPNVQWLVVSSDKGTVHVFSLRVRVGGEEASTQIVPFQSPAIVQQNSSTPFDPLSSPTAAANANSSLYFMRGVLPKYFSSEWSFAQFHLPEGTRYTAAFGLHNSILIVGMDGSFYKCTLDPVNGGQMSQKEYVRFLKSDSQRCATR from the exons ATGTTATTTCGTTCAAATATTCTGGCTCTGGTTGGTGGTGAGACAAATATTCAGTACCCGCCTAACAAAGTAATAATCTGGGATGATCATCAGAGTCGTTGTATTGCTGAATTTTCATTTAAATTTAATGTAAGAGGTGTGAAATTGAGACAAGATCGGATTGTCATAGTTCTTGAGAACAGGATCTATGTACACGATTTCAAAGACTTGAAGCTTCTTCATCAAATGGAGACTATATCTAATCCAAAGGGACTTTGCTGCCTCTCACATCATTCTAACACTTTTGTGATGGCATGCCCTGGTCTACGCCGTGGAGAAATTCGGATTGAACATTTTGGTCTGAATGTGACAAAACAAATTAATGCTCATGATTCTCGCATATCTTGCATGTCTTTGACCTTGGACGGGCTTCTTCTTGCAACTGCAAGCTCAAAGGGTACACTTATCAGAATATTCAATACAATGGATGGTACTCGACTACAAGAG GTACGCAGAGGACTAGATAAGGCTGACATATATAGCATTGCCCTCTCTCCAAATGTGCAGTGGCTGGTAGTCTCCAGTGATAAGGGAACTGTACATGTGTTCAGCCTTCGAGTTAGAGTGGGTGGAGAAGAAGCCTCCACTCAGATTGTACCTTTTCAAAGTCCAGCAATTGTACAACAGAACTCTTCCACTCCGTTCGATCCTCTATCATCTCCAACCGCTGCAGCCAACGCTAACTCATCACTGTACTTTATGAGAG GTGTGCTCCCAAAGTATTTCAGTTCTGAATGGTCATTTGCTCAGTTTCACTTGCCAGAAGGCACTCGGTATACTGCTGCATTCGGACTTCATAATAGTATTCTGATTGTTGGCATGGATGGAAG TTTCTATAAGTGTACCTTGGATCCAGTGAATGGTGGCCAGATGTCCCAAAAGGAGTATGTCAGGTTTCTGAAATCTGATTCCCAAAGGTGTGCCACCAGATGA
- the LOC122008753 gene encoding autophagy-related protein 18c-like isoform X2 codes for MRIASLEAPQSWPPTIPFSQPEPESDDGNENELLSVSWNQDYGCFAVGTSNGFRIFNCDSFKETFRRDLRSGGFGIVEMLFRSNILALVGGETNIQYPPNKVIIWDDHQSRCIAEFSFKFNVRGVKLRQDRIVIVLENRIYVHDFKDLKLLHQMETISNPKGLCCLSHHSNTFVMACPGLRRGEIRIEHFGLNVTKQINAHDSRISCMSLTLDGLLLATASSKGTLIRIFNTMDGTRLQEVRRGLDKADIYSIALSPNVQWLVVSSDKGTVHVFSLRVRVGGEEASTQIVPFQSPAIVQQNSSTPFDPLSSPTAAANANSSLYFMRGVLPKYFSSEWSFAQFHLPEGTRYTAAFGLHNSILIVGMDGSFYKCTLDPVNGGQMSQKEYVRFLKSDSQRCATR; via the exons ATGAGGATTGCCTCATTAGAGGCACCACAATCCTGGCCACCAACAATTCCATTTAGTCAACCTGAACCAGAAAGTGATGATGGTAATGAAAATGAGCTGCTTTCAGTGTCATGGAATCAAGATTATGGGTGTTTTGCAGTTGGAACAAGCAATGGATTCCGGATATTCAATTGCGACAGTTTCAAGGAAACTTTCAGGAGGGATTTGAGAAGTGGGGGCTTTGGAATTGTTGAAATGTTATTTCGTTCAAATATTCTGGCTCTGGTTGGTGGTGAGACAAATATTCAGTACCCGCCTAACAAAGTAATAATCTGGGATGATCATCAGAGTCGTTGTATTGCTGAATTTTCATTTAAATTTAATGTAAGAGGTGTGAAATTGAGACAAGATCGGATTGTCATAGTTCTTGAGAACAGGATCTATGTACACGATTTCAAAGACTTGAAGCTTCTTCATCAAATGGAGACTATATCTAATCCAAAGGGACTTTGCTGCCTCTCACATCATTCTAACACTTTTGTGATGGCATGCCCTGGTCTACGCCGTGGAGAAATTCGGATTGAACATTTTGGTCTGAATGTGACAAAACAAATTAATGCTCATGATTCTCGCATATCTTGCATGTCTTTGACCTTGGACGGGCTTCTTCTTGCAACTGCAAGCTCAAAGGGTACACTTATCAGAATATTCAATACAATGGATGGTACTCGACTACAAGAG GTACGCAGAGGACTAGATAAGGCTGACATATATAGCATTGCCCTCTCTCCAAATGTGCAGTGGCTGGTAGTCTCCAGTGATAAGGGAACTGTACATGTGTTCAGCCTTCGAGTTAGAGTGGGTGGAGAAGAAGCCTCCACTCAGATTGTACCTTTTCAAAGTCCAGCAATTGTACAACAGAACTCTTCCACTCCGTTCGATCCTCTATCATCTCCAACCGCTGCAGCCAACGCTAACTCATCACTGTACTTTATGAGAG GTGTGCTCCCAAAGTATTTCAGTTCTGAATGGTCATTTGCTCAGTTTCACTTGCCAGAAGGCACTCGGTATACTGCTGCATTCGGACTTCATAATAGTATTCTGATTGTTGGCATGGATGGAAG TTTCTATAAGTGTACCTTGGATCCAGTGAATGGTGGCCAGATGTCCCAAAAGGAGTATGTCAGGTTTCTGAAATCTGATTCCCAAAGGTGTGCCACCAGATGA
- the LOC122011459 gene encoding transcription factor WRKY19-like gives MASSTTAEVESSFSGAVAQEVAKIRDSAARLGELLAAEVAGNSTVGAVLGDLLQSSSRAFSLVNCTLPEGDIGSPSPREASSKKRRTSPAGDGRGGCRRRSNSSAKKVFKSESLDDGQTWRKYGQKSIQNSNNPRSYFRCTHKYDQGCLARRQVQQAEDDPKTFVITYDGEHTCRDPATASDHMASASGFRENACLIRFGASSSASFGAPPKQESAEEDVASNLTTTSTSSSSEFYPLGLPAMVPADERLALGATAAGDVTSGIHDDLELELLIDSCFGGVLGFDETRFYYL, from the exons ATGGCGTCTTCGACAACGGCAGAAGTCGAGTCATCGTTCTCCGGCGCGGTGGCGCAGGAGGTGGCGAAGATCCGGGACTCGGCCGCGCGACTGGGGGAGCTGCTGGCGGCGGAGGTGGCTGGGAATTCCACCGTCGGGGCCGTGCTCGGGGACCTTTTGCAGTCCTCCTCGAGAGCCTTCTCCCTGGTGAACTGTACTCTTCCGGAAGGCGACATCGGGTCGCCTTCTCCCCGCGAGGCCTCGAGCAAGAAGCGGCGGACCAGCCCCGCCGGCGATGGCAGAGGTGGCTGCCGGAGGAG ATCGAATTCGTCCGCAAAGAAGGTTTTCAAATCTGAATCTCTCGATGATGGTCAAACATGGAGAAAATACGGGCAAAAATCGATCCAAAATTCCAATAATCCGAG GAGCTACTTTAGATGCACTCACAAGTACGACCAAGGCTGCTTGGCTCGCAGACAGGTCCAGCAAGCAGAGGACGACCCCAAAACCTTCGTCATCACCTACGACGGCGAGCACACCTGCAGAGATCCGGCCACGGCGAGCGACCACATGGCCTCCGCCTCGGGTTTCAGAGAAAACGCTTGCCTGATTCGGTTCGGAGCAAGCTCCTCTGCTTCGTTCGGAGCTCCTCCTAAACAGGAGAGCGCCGAGGAGGACGTAGCGAGCAATCTGACCACCACGAGCACTTCCTCTTCGTCGGAGTTTTACCCTCTCGGGCTCCCGGCCATGGTCCCTGCCGATGAGAGGCTGGCGCTAGGTGCTACCGCCGCCGGCGATGTCACTTCTGGGATTCACGATGATCTAGAGCTGGAGCTGTTGATTGACTCATGCTTTGGGGGCGTTTTAGGatttgatgagaccagattttacTACTTATGA